One Pseudodesulfovibrio senegalensis DNA segment encodes these proteins:
- a CDS encoding response regulator, whose protein sequence is MEQIIRVLVVDDEERFRDNLVRILNGKDMQAQGAEDGEHALVLTDDNEFDVILLDMKMPGMSGKETLRHMMHNNIDAEVIVLTGHASVSGALDMMELGAFDYLLKPASVSELLKKVRLAGEKKFLREGRIGMRDILSEES, encoded by the coding sequence ATGGAACAGATCATTCGGGTACTTGTTGTTGACGACGAGGAGCGGTTTCGCGATAACTTAGTCAGAATACTGAATGGAAAGGACATGCAGGCACAGGGGGCCGAAGACGGCGAGCACGCACTTGTGCTCACCGACGACAACGAATTCGACGTGATCCTGCTGGACATGAAGATGCCGGGCATGTCCGGCAAGGAAACCCTGCGCCACATGATGCACAACAACATCGATGCGGAAGTCATCGTGCTCACGGGGCACGCTTCGGTTTCCGGCGCGCTGGACATGATGGAACTCGGCGCGTTCGACTACCTGCTCAAACCCGCATCGGTAAGCGAGTTGCTCAAGAAGGTCCGACTGGCGGGTGAAAAGAAGTTTCTGCGCGAAGGGCGCATCGGCATGCGGGACATCTTGTCTGAAGAGTCATGA
- a CDS encoding sensor histidine kinase, translating to MTRLNKKYSTLRLKLMGVTLCFALLPLAALGHFIHAQFSSTLQEKTTGNLRLVVGNKRDTIDMFLNERISQLKNLAYSHDFRTMSDPGQLARIFETIQSNSGSFIDLGIIDSAGQHTAYVGPYALHKINYAREPWFHKVMLKGVFISDVFMGFRNFPHFIIAVRRQQGERCWVLRATIDSDVFTRLVRNVQVGRKGDAFLVNASQILQTPSRFAGPVLSRTSQFTVDPKQEIAIMHWKDGNDSMLAGVAALEHTNWRLVVTLSPTEEMSPLVKTQSITFGLIGLGMIMILGASYLTTGSLLQKLTQAEEEKARMDATVIQANKMASLGKLATGVAHEINNPLTIIREGAGWIRDIITDGELGDSPAVDELAEAVDDIDRHVERARTVTHRMLGFARRMEPVQEDVDINGLIRQTAGFLENEARLRNMEIVFDFDPTLPGVTTDANQLQQAVLNLMENAIDAMGNNGVLTVATGTSGNTIRISVSDTGPGIAQENLNKVFDPFFTTKPVGEGTGLGLSIIYSTMQRLGGKISVSSPSGQGATFTITLPLHPEQQ from the coding sequence ATGACCCGGCTGAACAAGAAATACTCGACCCTGCGCCTCAAGCTCATGGGGGTGACCCTGTGCTTTGCGCTTCTTCCCCTTGCCGCGCTGGGCCATTTCATCCATGCCCAGTTCAGCAGCACGCTTCAGGAAAAGACCACCGGCAACCTCAGGCTCGTGGTCGGCAACAAGCGCGACACCATCGACATGTTCCTGAACGAACGCATCAGCCAGCTCAAGAACCTCGCCTATTCCCACGATTTCAGGACCATGTCCGACCCCGGGCAACTGGCCCGCATCTTTGAGACCATCCAATCCAATTCCGGCTCGTTCATTGATCTGGGCATCATCGACAGCGCGGGGCAGCATACGGCATATGTGGGCCCCTACGCCCTGCACAAGATCAACTACGCCCGCGAACCGTGGTTCCACAAGGTCATGCTCAAGGGCGTGTTCATCAGCGACGTGTTCATGGGCTTCAGGAATTTCCCGCATTTCATCATCGCCGTACGGAGGCAGCAGGGGGAACGTTGCTGGGTGCTGCGGGCCACCATCGATTCGGACGTGTTCACCAGACTCGTGCGCAACGTGCAGGTGGGCCGCAAGGGCGATGCCTTTCTGGTCAATGCCAGCCAAATACTCCAGACCCCTTCCCGGTTTGCCGGCCCGGTGCTTTCGCGCACGTCCCAATTCACGGTCGACCCCAAGCAGGAAATCGCGATCATGCACTGGAAGGACGGCAACGACTCCATGCTCGCAGGCGTTGCCGCGCTGGAGCATACAAACTGGCGGTTGGTGGTCACGCTCTCGCCCACCGAGGAAATGTCACCGCTGGTCAAAACACAATCCATCACCTTCGGGCTCATCGGGCTGGGCATGATCATGATTCTGGGCGCGTCCTACCTGACCACAGGCTCGCTGCTGCAAAAGCTCACGCAGGCCGAAGAGGAAAAGGCGCGCATGGATGCCACGGTCATACAGGCCAACAAGATGGCCTCGCTGGGCAAGCTGGCAACGGGCGTGGCCCACGAGATCAACAACCCGCTGACCATCATCCGCGAGGGCGCGGGCTGGATTCGCGACATCATCACGGACGGCGAACTGGGCGATTCCCCGGCCGTGGATGAACTGGCCGAGGCCGTGGACGACATCGACCGCCACGTGGAGCGGGCGCGCACCGTGACCCACCGCATGCTCGGGTTTGCGCGGCGTATGGAACCGGTGCAGGAGGACGTGGACATCAACGGCCTCATCCGCCAGACAGCAGGATTCCTGGAAAACGAGGCCCGGCTGCGCAACATGGAAATCGTCTTTGATTTCGACCCTACCCTTCCGGGTGTGACCACGGACGCGAACCAGTTGCAACAGGCCGTGCTCAACCTCATGGAAAACGCCATCGACGCCATGGGAAACAACGGCGTGCTCACGGTCGCCACCGGCACATCAGGCAATACGATCAGGATTTCCGTCAGCGACACGGGGCCCGGCATTGCGCAGGAAAATCTCAACAAGGTGTTCGACCCGTTTTTCACCACCAAGCCGGTGGGCGAAGGAACCGGACTGGGGCTGTCCATCATCTATTCCACCATGCAGCGGCTGGGCGGAAAAATTTCCGTAAGCAGTCCGTCCGGACAGGGGGCCACGTTCACCATAACCCTGCCCCTGCATCCGGAACAACAATGA
- a CDS encoding PEP/pyruvate-binding domain-containing protein, with protein MNILGKIRNFIRRGHGDAKHRDGERLDSLTRRCDCFRRLLSANHAALDVMSDMGDALSGLRPVDMNYVRSGCVSAVASVGRMVKALRSMAPEQYDALSPQLRAIAERIDALIHVKADTIEHGPMILPLRDVAHRPDLAGPKTATLMQAGEELDLYVPDGFVFTPDAFREFMDHGLRDEIERLSMTAEADDLAGLYTLSSRIAQKVQATPLPPKLHRQLRDMLESRPPGRYAVRSSALNEDKAGTSFAGQYRSVLNVGPEGVADAYREVVASAFSATAMSYRRNLGQRDDQTVMCVACMEMIDAEVGGVMYTRDPLAREPSLLQVHAVPGLPASIVDGTCTPDTWSVDTGTMTVAHSHAADKRSMRRCMNGEGTCVELLRPEHGRKPCLRTRTVLLLARTGVRLEQHFKSPQDVEWAVTDDKIVILQCRPLEIRTQDRTGEQEVSTGAVIQGGTTASPGAAAGPPHVVRGKVDLLDMPEGAVLLTDQAHPEWAVVLSKTAAIVAEHGSTAGHLANVAREFNVPALFGAPDAVNKLKEYSSVTVDASRCAVYPGTRAHLLAPASDTPPLMAKSPVMRCLRAAMNHIIPLNLTDAASPEFSPAHCETLHDITRFCHEMGVSEMVNATHGLPGNAARRLVTDVPTRYWVIDMGGGMDPSRGRTVTLDQIRSKPMLALWQGMTAKPWQGPPPPTPGGFLSVIMEASATPGLAPGAANDMGGRNFLLIGSHYCNLQSRYGFHFSTVEGHAGPFPDENYAYLQFKGGGASPDRRKMRAEMVRGILSRKGFLATAKGDAVFARMENESAQRILNGLKVLGHIVMHTRQLDMDMNAPQDAQRHEQRLLSEIRDILASPAPGPDHASGQREQIP; from the coding sequence ATGAACATTCTCGGGAAGATTCGCAACTTCATTCGCCGTGGCCATGGCGACGCAAAACACAGGGACGGAGAACGACTCGATTCCCTGACCCGGCGTTGTGATTGTTTTCGCCGACTGCTTTCCGCCAACCATGCGGCACTGGATGTCATGTCCGACATGGGCGACGCACTGAGCGGACTGCGCCCCGTGGACATGAACTACGTGCGCTCGGGATGCGTAAGCGCCGTGGCCTCGGTGGGACGCATGGTCAAGGCGCTGCGGTCCATGGCCCCGGAGCAATACGACGCCCTTTCTCCGCAACTGCGGGCCATCGCAGAAAGAATTGATGCGCTGATCCACGTCAAGGCCGACACTATCGAACACGGCCCCATGATTCTTCCACTGCGGGACGTGGCGCACCGCCCGGATCTGGCCGGGCCCAAAACAGCCACGCTCATGCAGGCAGGCGAGGAACTGGACCTGTACGTTCCCGACGGATTCGTGTTCACGCCGGACGCATTCCGCGAATTCATGGACCACGGGCTCCGCGACGAGATCGAGCGCTTGAGCATGACGGCCGAAGCCGACGACCTCGCAGGACTCTACACCCTGTCCTCGCGCATCGCCCAAAAGGTGCAAGCCACGCCCCTGCCCCCCAAATTGCATCGCCAACTGCGCGACATGCTCGAATCCCGCCCGCCGGGCCGCTATGCAGTACGCAGCAGTGCGCTGAACGAGGATAAGGCCGGAACGTCCTTTGCCGGGCAATACCGCTCGGTTCTCAACGTCGGTCCTGAAGGCGTTGCGGACGCCTACCGCGAAGTGGTGGCCAGCGCGTTTTCAGCCACGGCCATGAGTTACCGCCGCAATCTCGGCCAACGGGACGACCAGACCGTCATGTGCGTGGCCTGCATGGAAATGATCGACGCGGAGGTGGGCGGGGTCATGTATACCCGCGATCCGCTCGCCCGGGAACCGTCCCTGCTGCAGGTCCATGCGGTTCCGGGCCTGCCCGCATCCATCGTGGACGGCACCTGCACGCCGGACACATGGTCCGTGGACACCGGCACCATGACCGTGGCCCACAGCCATGCGGCCGACAAGCGCTCCATGCGCCGCTGCATGAACGGTGAGGGCACCTGCGTGGAACTGCTCCGGCCCGAACACGGCAGAAAACCCTGCCTGCGAACACGAACCGTATTGCTGCTGGCCCGCACGGGCGTGCGGCTGGAACAACATTTCAAAAGCCCGCAAGACGTGGAGTGGGCTGTTACGGACGACAAAATCGTCATCCTGCAATGTCGTCCGCTGGAAATTCGGACCCAGGACCGCACCGGGGAGCAGGAAGTATCGACAGGGGCTGTTATCCAAGGCGGGACAACCGCCAGTCCCGGTGCGGCCGCCGGTCCGCCCCATGTGGTGCGCGGCAAGGTGGACCTGCTCGACATGCCCGAAGGGGCTGTGCTGCTCACGGACCAGGCGCACCCGGAATGGGCCGTGGTCTTGAGCAAAACAGCAGCCATCGTGGCCGAGCACGGCAGCACGGCCGGACATCTGGCCAACGTGGCCCGCGAGTTCAACGTGCCCGCGCTCTTTGGCGCGCCCGATGCCGTGAACAAGCTGAAAGAATACAGTTCCGTCACCGTGGATGCCTCGCGGTGCGCGGTATATCCCGGCACGCGGGCGCATCTGCTCGCCCCGGCCTCGGACACGCCGCCGCTCATGGCCAAAAGCCCGGTCATGCGCTGCCTGCGCGCGGCCATGAATCACATCATCCCGCTCAACCTTACAGACGCGGCGTCACCGGAATTCAGCCCGGCCCACTGCGAAACACTGCACGACATCACCCGCTTCTGCCACGAAATGGGCGTCAGCGAAATGGTCAACGCAACACACGGCCTGCCCGGAAATGCCGCACGCAGGCTGGTGACGGACGTGCCCACCCGCTACTGGGTCATCGACATGGGCGGCGGCATGGATCCTTCGCGCGGCAGAACAGTCACCCTCGACCAGATCCGCTCAAAGCCCATGCTGGCCCTGTGGCAGGGCATGACCGCAAAGCCATGGCAGGGACCGCCGCCGCCCACGCCCGGCGGTTTTCTCTCGGTGATCATGGAAGCCTCGGCAACCCCGGGGCTTGCACCCGGCGCGGCCAACGACATGGGCGGACGCAATTTTCTGCTCATCGGCTCGCATTACTGCAACCTGCAGTCCCGATACGGCTTCCACTTCAGCACCGTGGAAGGCCATGCCGGACCGTTCCCGGACGAAAATTACGCCTACCTGCAATTCAAGGGCGGAGGGGCCTCCCCGGACAGGCGGAAAATGCGCGCGGAAATGGTCCGCGGCATCCTGAGCCGCAAGGGCTTTCTGGCCACGGCCAAGGGGGACGCCGTGTTCGCGCGCATGGAAAATGAAAGCGCGCAACGAATCCTGAACGGCCTGAAGGTGCTCGGCCACATCGTCATGCATACCCGGCAACTGGACATGGACATGAACGCCCCGCAGGACGCCCAACGGCATGAGCAGCGCCTGCTGTCCGAAATCCGCGACATTCTCGCCAGCCCTGCTCCAGGACCGGATCATGCCAGCGGCCAAAGGGAACAAATCCCATGA
- a CDS encoding response regulator yields MTMLRLLLVDDEQDFLTYASRRFKRRNVDVHTAQTGERALSMLRKQPFDVMVLDVKMPGMDGLEVLERALEISPKTPVILLTGHASTEAALRGMALGAYEYLLKPVQHEELFFKVAEAARASNATR; encoded by the coding sequence ATGACCATGCTGCGCCTGCTGCTCGTGGATGACGAACAGGATTTCCTGACCTATGCGTCGCGCCGTTTCAAGCGCAGAAACGTGGACGTGCACACAGCACAGACCGGAGAGAGAGCCCTTTCCATGCTCCGGAAACAGCCGTTCGACGTCATGGTGCTGGATGTCAAAATGCCCGGCATGGACGGCCTCGAAGTTCTGGAACGTGCGCTGGAAATATCACCGAAAACACCGGTGATCCTGCTCACCGGACACGCCAGCACCGAAGCCGCACTGCGCGGCATGGCCCTCGGCGCATACGAATACCTGCTCAAGCCGGTGCAGCACGAAGAGCTTTTCTTCAAGGTGGCGGAGGCGGCCAGAGCATCGAATGCAACCCGGTAA
- a CDS encoding YIP1 family protein, protein MSTATAQPAPETRTITVRQYIDTLVNIIRSPAAFYRSTADEANIRKPLMFLFVSGLFHATVSMSYFFENSLLMGGVFLLNAMFMPCLAAIFTFSLAGVLPGTKSDFSRIMSVYAYASGAVMVVSWIPALGMILEPVRAVLVIVGLNKACKMSWFKAFSMVVCSALLLLIFIWSLAPILAGLKDMLPA, encoded by the coding sequence ATGTCCACGGCAACAGCACAGCCCGCGCCTGAAACGCGCACCATCACGGTCCGCCAGTACATCGACACGCTGGTGAACATCATCCGCTCGCCCGCGGCTTTCTACCGCAGTACCGCAGACGAGGCCAACATCCGAAAACCGTTGATGTTCCTCTTTGTCTCCGGATTGTTCCACGCCACGGTCAGCATGTCGTACTTTTTTGAAAACTCCCTGCTCATGGGCGGCGTATTTCTGCTCAACGCCATGTTCATGCCCTGTCTGGCCGCGATATTCACCTTTTCGCTGGCAGGCGTGCTGCCGGGAACAAAATCCGATTTTTCGCGAATCATGTCCGTATACGCGTATGCCTCGGGCGCCGTCATGGTGGTCTCGTGGATACCCGCACTGGGCATGATTCTGGAGCCGGTTCGCGCCGTACTCGTGATCGTGGGCCTGAACAAGGCCTGTAAAATGAGCTGGTTCAAGGCCTTTTCCATGGTCGTCTGCTCGGCCCTGCTGTTGCTGATTTTCATTTGGAGCCTTGCTCCGATTCTCGCGGGTCTCAAGGACATGCTGCCCGCCTGA
- a CDS encoding SLC13 family permease, translating to MSQAKSKKKATGYDKYVNWKLFIIPVVLFFVILILPTPDGMKRVGTQYQIGPKKVVGFLCEELFHKKSSDTEQWELIAAQMMERNMRMGALTKDRFMKRNAKWCKKYKIQADDTNIERAKSFVDKNLTPEQFNEIMKAGFDLRMKKLNYASLQGKDKQAADKGAWHIKVAIAMVVFVVFCFMTECIPLPGVAFCIGLILVFTGVVTRQQVAMFYWSDACWFIMGSLMFAAAFVKTGVDKRMCMMMFKRLAVPNVRWITLIFFIIIAPLAAFISDHALAAMFLPIGMLLYQNSLTEEIPEDRELAKMLMIAIAMACNIGGPGAPSGGARNVIMMTYLTDMFGFDIGYFQWVTYCFPFVLLMIPITWIAVNTLFKPRIKSLAPAMRHLESEIGKMGKWNKHQIWAVIIFVVMVWGWFTEKIFFNMGIYPVRLGIGVIAVAGAVAYLLAGVVNWRDYHEKVDWGVVWLYAGAIIFGRTLDSTGAAYWLADSVINLLAPFGMDQGLPLMLTSNGLTAVLTNLMADGPAAAAVGPITLNMAGIVHPGTTFLPFMAMATAISSSFAYCLIIGTPPNAIVYASGYLEPKDYLRVGIPMWFVANIVVILITAVYWGWRGFGGLPGF from the coding sequence ATGTCTCAAGCAAAAAGTAAAAAGAAGGCGACTGGTTACGACAAGTATGTCAACTGGAAGCTTTTCATCATACCGGTTGTACTGTTTTTCGTCATCCTGATTCTGCCCACGCCCGACGGCATGAAACGCGTGGGCACGCAATATCAGATCGGTCCCAAGAAGGTAGTCGGTTTTCTCTGTGAAGAACTCTTTCACAAGAAAAGCTCCGACACCGAACAATGGGAATTGATTGCCGCCCAAATGATGGAACGCAACATGCGCATGGGTGCGCTCACCAAAGACCGCTTCATGAAGCGCAATGCCAAATGGTGCAAGAAGTACAAGATTCAGGCTGACGACACCAACATTGAACGGGCCAAATCCTTTGTGGATAAAAATCTGACCCCGGAACAGTTCAATGAAATAATGAAAGCGGGCTTCGACCTGCGCATGAAGAAGCTCAACTACGCTTCTCTTCAGGGCAAGGACAAGCAGGCCGCAGACAAGGGCGCCTGGCACATCAAGGTCGCCATCGCCATGGTCGTATTCGTTGTCTTCTGTTTCATGACCGAATGCATCCCCCTGCCGGGCGTGGCCTTCTGCATCGGGCTGATTCTCGTGTTCACGGGCGTGGTCACCCGCCAGCAGGTGGCCATGTTCTACTGGTCCGACGCGTGTTGGTTCATCATGGGTTCGCTCATGTTCGCGGCCGCGTTCGTCAAGACCGGGGTAGACAAACGCATGTGCATGATGATGTTCAAGCGGCTGGCCGTTCCCAATGTCCGCTGGATCACGCTCATCTTCTTCATAATCATCGCCCCGCTGGCCGCGTTCATCTCGGACCATGCGCTGGCGGCCATGTTCCTGCCCATCGGCATGCTGCTCTACCAGAACAGCCTTACCGAGGAGATACCCGAGGACAGGGAGCTGGCAAAAATGCTCATGATAGCCATTGCCATGGCCTGCAACATCGGCGGTCCGGGCGCTCCATCGGGCGGCGCACGAAATGTGATCATGATGACCTACCTGACCGACATGTTCGGGTTCGACATCGGCTACTTCCAGTGGGTCACCTACTGCTTCCCGTTCGTGCTGCTCATGATCCCCATCACATGGATAGCCGTGAACACGCTCTTCAAGCCGCGCATCAAGTCCCTGGCTCCGGCAATGCGCCATCTTGAAAGCGAAATCGGCAAGATGGGCAAGTGGAACAAGCACCAGATCTGGGCCGTGATCATCTTCGTGGTCATGGTCTGGGGATGGTTCACGGAAAAGATATTCTTCAACATGGGCATCTATCCCGTACGCCTCGGCATCGGCGTCATCGCGGTTGCCGGTGCGGTGGCCTACCTGCTGGCAGGCGTGGTCAACTGGCGCGACTACCATGAAAAGGTGGACTGGGGCGTGGTGTGGCTCTATGCGGGCGCCATCATCTTCGGCCGCACGCTGGACAGCACGGGCGCGGCATACTGGCTGGCCGACTCGGTGATCAACCTGCTGGCACCGTTCGGCATGGACCAAGGTCTGCCGCTCATGCTGACCTCCAACGGCCTGACAGCCGTACTCACCAACCTCATGGCGGACGGCCCCGCTGCCGCGGCAGTCGGTCCCATCACCCTGAACATGGCCGGCATCGTCCACCCGGGCACCACGTTCCTGCCGTTCATGGCCATGGCAACGGCGATCTCCTCGTCCTTTGCCTACTGCCTGATCATCGGAACCCCGCCCAACGCCATCGTCTACGCCTCCGGCTATCTGGAGCCCAAGGACTACCTGCGCGTGGGCATTCCCATGTGGTTCGTGGCCAACATCGTCGTGATCCTGATCACGGCCGTGTACTGGGGCTGGCGAGGATTCGGTGGATTGCCGGGATTCTGA
- a CDS encoding response regulator, with protein sequence MSKIRILMVDDEERFRTITSKILERKGFETIVAESGELALEKLCEAPDVVILDMKMGGMDGHETLREIKKSHPDLPVIMLTGHGAMPSAQQALEEGAFDYLAKPCDIDLLAAKVQDAVLCRGGSPRREKVVRDIMIPVDSYTSISEDSTVREAIAELETMQRSLQATERLMDTGHRSLLVFGKSGELAGILSPRDLIRATRPAYLSAPRPSTADTLQYSTMFWEGLFTSRVREIMHLEVAEVMSSSPPQIDADTNLMEAADAMSNERRRRVAVMENGRIIGVVREQELFYEIASIISNS encoded by the coding sequence ATGTCGAAAATACGAATTCTCATGGTCGACGACGAAGAGCGTTTCCGCACCATCACGTCCAAAATACTCGAACGGAAAGGGTTCGAGACCATTGTGGCCGAAAGTGGTGAGTTGGCGCTCGAAAAACTGTGTGAAGCACCGGACGTCGTCATTCTTGACATGAAGATGGGTGGCATGGACGGTCACGAAACCCTTCGGGAAATCAAGAAGTCACACCCCGACCTTCCGGTGATAATGCTTACCGGACACGGGGCAATGCCCAGCGCGCAGCAGGCTCTGGAAGAAGGCGCGTTCGATTACCTCGCCAAGCCGTGCGACATCGACCTGCTCGCCGCCAAGGTGCAGGACGCCGTGTTGTGCAGGGGCGGCTCGCCCCGCAGGGAAAAAGTGGTGCGGGACATCATGATCCCGGTGGACAGCTACACGTCCATATCCGAAGACAGCACAGTACGCGAAGCCATTGCCGAACTGGAAACGATGCAGCGCTCACTGCAGGCCACGGAACGGCTCATGGACACGGGGCATCGCTCACTGCTGGTGTTCGGCAAAAGCGGGGAACTCGCGGGCATACTTTCGCCCCGGGACCTGATCCGTGCAACGCGGCCCGCATACCTTTCCGCGCCACGCCCGTCCACGGCGGACACCCTGCAATATTCCACCATGTTCTGGGAAGGACTCTTCACCAGCCGGGTTCGTGAAATCATGCACCTCGAAGTTGCCGAAGTCATGTCCTCAAGCCCCCCGCAGATCGATGCGGACACCAACCTTATGGAAGCGGCGGACGCCATGTCCAACGAGCGGCGCAGACGCGTAGCCGTCATGGAAAACGGCAGGATCATCGGCGTGGTGAGAGAACAGGAGTTGTTCTACGAAATCGCGTCCATCATTTCCAACAGCTGA
- a CDS encoding response regulator, with protein sequence MTTEQMTILLVDDEERLLETTKKLFEKMNIRVFTAQSGKQALGTVEKNGVDVVFLDVKMPGFDGMKTLREIKRISPLAEVIILTGHATMEDAVEGLKLGAMDFLIKPLSMKELLEKAEEAFEKVKRHNVLLKSMKKKEKS encoded by the coding sequence ATGACAACGGAACAGATGACCATTCTTTTGGTGGATGACGAGGAGCGACTCCTCGAAACCACGAAAAAACTGTTCGAAAAGATGAACATCCGCGTGTTCACGGCGCAAAGCGGCAAACAGGCGCTCGGCACCGTGGAGAAAAACGGGGTGGATGTTGTTTTTCTGGACGTGAAGATGCCGGGGTTCGACGGCATGAAAACGCTCCGGGAAATCAAGCGTATCTCCCCCCTGGCCGAGGTCATCATCCTCACCGGCCACGCGACGATGGAAGACGCTGTGGAAGGGCTCAAGCTTGGCGCAATGGACTTTCTCATCAAGCCCCTGAGCATGAAGGAACTGCTCGAAAAGGCGGAAGAGGCGTTCGAAAAGGTCAAGCGCCACAACGTTCTCCTGAAATCCATGAAAAAGAAGGAAAAATCCTGA
- a CDS encoding sensor histidine kinase: MQTDMYKDVHRKLLAIMILVPLIPFVAALGIGYNSYEASMRRAAQERAERIAGSHAALIESFLNERKTDLDVILATVGHGQLASTQRLESILSTLQRASLAFIDLGLINAQGVQLAYAGPFELTGKNYAQAHWFRETCSNGSFVSNVYMGYRHQPHFVVAVMLRQHGRKWVLRATVDQALFGDLVEGVSIGTTGEAYIVNNLGELQTARRSGGALLEKSGETVSDGRMHMMKNDDPQRFIRAVVPLNNGMWRLVVRQNEAEALQELDWAAMCIAVVSLAGGAFILVLAFTISNRLVHMLRSKEHDRVEMETHLMRAARLAELGEMSAGFAHEINNPLQIMKSEIALMEMEADEAGKGEPITGERKAAILDGLDQLGRQIDRCAAITRSILKFGRHSGPEVTTVNLSEFLPELCEMVKRKAAVSGIEFSCSIPGDTPSVSLDAGQLQQVVLNLMNNAIQAIEERHDNEGGQLKVAAHTLEDGRVRILVQDNGNGIRPENIEKIFNPFFTTKPPGKGTGLGLSICHAIIDAMGGVMEVSSEHGQGTVFTITLPAITVG; the protein is encoded by the coding sequence ATGCAGACCGACATGTATAAGGACGTGCACAGAAAATTGCTGGCGATCATGATTCTGGTGCCGCTGATCCCCTTTGTGGCGGCGCTGGGCATAGGCTACAATTCCTACGAAGCATCCATGCGCCGTGCAGCACAGGAACGCGCCGAACGAATAGCGGGCAGTCATGCGGCCCTCATCGAATCGTTCCTCAACGAACGCAAGACAGACCTGGACGTCATTCTCGCAACTGTTGGCCATGGTCAACTCGCCTCGACCCAACGCCTTGAATCGATACTCTCCACTCTGCAACGTGCATCCCTGGCATTCATCGACCTTGGCCTTATCAATGCCCAGGGCGTGCAGCTGGCATATGCCGGACCGTTTGAGTTGACCGGGAAAAATTACGCCCAGGCGCATTGGTTCCGTGAGACATGTTCCAACGGCAGTTTCGTGAGCAATGTGTATATGGGATACCGGCACCAGCCTCATTTCGTGGTGGCGGTAATGCTCCGACAACATGGCAGAAAATGGGTGTTGCGGGCTACCGTGGACCAGGCCCTGTTCGGCGACCTCGTGGAAGGCGTCAGCATAGGAACCACGGGGGAGGCGTACATCGTAAACAACCTCGGGGAGTTGCAAACAGCACGCCGTTCCGGCGGAGCCCTGCTGGAAAAATCCGGTGAAACCGTTTCGGACGGACGTATGCACATGATGAAAAACGATGATCCGCAACGATTCATCCGCGCCGTGGTTCCGCTGAACAACGGCATGTGGCGGTTGGTCGTGCGGCAGAATGAAGCCGAAGCCCTGCAGGAACTGGATTGGGCCGCCATGTGCATCGCGGTGGTCAGCCTTGCAGGCGGAGCCTTCATACTGGTTCTTGCCTTCACCATCAGCAACAGGCTTGTGCACATGCTGCGCAGCAAGGAGCACGACCGGGTGGAAATGGAAACCCACCTCATGCGCGCGGCACGTCTGGCCGAACTGGGAGAAATGTCCGCAGGTTTTGCGCATGAAATCAACAATCCGCTGCAAATAATGAAAAGCGAAATCGCATTGATGGAAATGGAAGCCGACGAGGCCGGAAAAGGCGAACCAATCACAGGGGAACGCAAAGCCGCAATACTGGACGGGCTGGATCAATTGGGCAGGCAGATCGACCGTTGCGCTGCCATAACCCGCTCCATACTCAAATTCGGGCGACATTCCGGCCCGGAAGTGACCACGGTCAATCTCTCGGAATTCCTTCCGGAATTATGCGAAATGGTCAAACGCAAGGCAGCGGTTTCCGGTATCGAGTTCAGCTGTTCCATCCCCGGAGACACACCCTCTGTAAGCCTCGACGCAGGCCAGCTCCAGCAAGTCGTGCTCAACCTGATGAACAACGCCATACAGGCAATCGAAGAACGGCACGACAACGAGGGCGGGCAACTCAAGGTTGCCGCACACACGTTGGAAGACGGGAGGGTGCGCATACTTGTTCAGGACAATGGCAATGGCATTCGTCCCGAAAACATAGAAAAAATATTCAATCCGTTTTTTACCACCAAGCCGCCGGGCAAAGGCACCGGACTGGGGCTTTCCATCTGTCATGCCATCATCGACGCCATGGGCGGCGTTATGGAAGTTTCCAGCGAACATGGGCAAGGCACTGTTTTCACTATCACCCTTCCGGCAATCACAGTCGGCTGA